GACGTATGATCTTGCAGGGCCTCGCGTGATTCCCGGTTATGGAGAGGGCAGCGTATATGCGGTAACCGCAGAGGATATTGCGTATATCTATGAGTCAGAGCAGCGACCGCTCTTGTTTCCGGAGAAGCTTGATATCGTCGTTCAGCGCATTTATCAGCAGTACAAAGGCTTTTCCGTCGTGGATGAAATCAGGGATCAACGGATCGACGGGATCAGTGGCGGGGTAAGTGGCATTTCTGTCAACCGTGACAGCGGACAGGATATCTTTCACGACCAGGATGAGTTTTTGGGGCTTGGCTTTTCAAATATCGAATCACCAGCAACAGGCTGCGAGAGTGTCTGGATTTTTTATCGAGGGGTGTCGCTGCATCTAGCTTTTTTATCGTTTGGTTCGATGCTGGAACTGAAGAGAGTATGTCAAAACATATACAAATACAATCATCCCGGGCAGCTTTCAGAAGCCAGCGGTTATAAAGTGAATGAGATGAAAGATGGCTCCAGGGTCGTTGTGGTTCGGCCCCCGTTTGCCGAGTCCTGGGCGTTCTTTGTCCGCAAGTTTGATCTGCCCAAGGCTTCGCTTGATCAGTTAATTACGGGAAACGGTTCGGAATTGGTAATCGGTTTGTTGAGGTATTTAATGAAAGGCAGCCGGATTACGGCAATCACCGGTGCGCAGGGTTCCGGAAAAACAACGCTGCTCATGGCGATGGTGGGTCATATTTATGCCTCCTATACCCTTCGGGTGCAAGAGATGGCCTTTGAGCTGCATTTAAGGAAAATCTATAGCCGCAGAAATATTCTCAGCTTCAGGGAAACCGAGCATATTAGTGGGCAGGCCGGTCTGGATCTGCAGAAGAAGACGGACGGTACCGTTAATATTCTTGGTGAGGTTGCCAGTGACGAGGTAGCGTCATGGATGATACAGATGTCTCAAGTGGCAAGTTTGTTTACCGTGTTTACCCATCATGCCAAGACATTCAAAGACCTTGTACAATCCTTGCGCAACTCCTTGCTCAAGAGCGGCGTTTTCAGGCAAGAGCATATTGCAGAGCAGCAGGTGGTCAGCGTGATCAACTTTGACATTCATCTAAGAAGAGACGCTTACGGTAACCGCTACATAGAACGTATTACAGAGTGCATCCCGGTTGAGAAGGGATCCCTGCCACCATTCGAGGGAACTTCAGAAAAGCGCTGGAAGAACAGTATGGAGGAATATTTTCAGTTAAGTACAGAACATATGCGGAGATTGAACGAAGTAAGTTATTTCGTATCTCGTAATGTGATTGAATACCGGGACGGTAGCTATATCGCTGCCGCCAAGTTATCCGAAAGCAGTGTTCGCGAAATGACGGAGCATATGCATCCGGAAGATGCCGAAGAATTCAGAGTGTTTCTGGCTTCGGGTTGGGGGGAACAAAGTGTCCTCTAAAGAGGTATTAATTCTGATTTTAATCATATCTTTGGCACTATTTTCCATCACATTCGGTATCGTGTCGTGGATGAACAGAAGACGAGGGTATGGTGAGGTAGCTGTCGTAGAGGTTGATGCGGGCGAGGTAAGGTCATTGCGCGGGATGTACCGGCAATGGTTTCAATTGGCCTATAGGTATGGAATGAAGCTTCCTATAATCGAAGCCTATCTTAAACGGATCAGACAGCGGATCGCGATCATGCATCCCTATGACGAAATATCACTCCGGTTTGAAACCGTGAGATTAGCCTTCGCGATTACCGGTACGATCGGGTTAACCGCCATGCTCCTTATATGGAGTCATCCGGACCTGGGGTTTATTGTCATTGTTATTCTTGCAGCAGCGGTTATTAACAATATGCTTGTTGAGATGTTCATTAACCGACTGGAACGAAAAATACTTGTCCAATCGGTTGATTTGTTCTCCTCCGTCCGCCATCACTATCAGCAGCATGGAATGGTAGAGGAAGCTTTGTACGAGGGAGCGGAGACTTCAGGGCATGAAATTTCTATGCATGCTCATCGGATCTATAATGCCTTGGTATCCAACGATGCTGATGACGAGTTGGAGAGGTATTATGAGGTAGCGCCGAACCGATATCTTAAAGCGTTTGCGGGTATTTCACATCTTGTCATGGAGTTTGGTGATCATGCGAGAAAACAAGGCTCTATCTATCTGCATGGCCTAAGCGGGTTGACCAAGGAGATCCAATTGGAAATATTGCGCAGAGACAAGCTGGATTATTTAATGAAGGGCTTGAATGTGATTGCGTTGGCTCCGGTCTTTTTCACCAAACCGATTGAACGCTGGGCCAGGAGCAGTTTTCCGTCGATGGATGAGTTTTATATGAGCAAGCTCGGGTTTATGACCAAG
This Paenibacillus sp. JZ16 DNA region includes the following protein-coding sequences:
- a CDS encoding ATPase, T2SS/T4P/T4SS family, which codes for MLLGNSFNTIWIIIIILFVLLFVYLRYLDTRKPTAAISRGSDPYSLEAMTAFVKESLHQLTHSQLSDLGLHEEEYRRRLNKRSELRSALKGCVSGDVLDKAYVKDFLKQLLVRDLGLNESNIHAAIPFENLTELTAQDQFEIILYLYKQRHGENALSVLLETYDLAGPRVIPGYGEGSVYAVTAEDIAYIYESEQRPLLFPEKLDIVVQRIYQQYKGFSVVDEIRDQRIDGISGGVSGISVNRDSGQDIFHDQDEFLGLGFSNIESPATGCESVWIFYRGVSLHLAFLSFGSMLELKRVCQNIYKYNHPGQLSEASGYKVNEMKDGSRVVVVRPPFAESWAFFVRKFDLPKASLDQLITGNGSELVIGLLRYLMKGSRITAITGAQGSGKTTLLMAMVGHIYASYTLRVQEMAFELHLRKIYSRRNILSFRETEHISGQAGLDLQKKTDGTVNILGEVASDEVASWMIQMSQVASLFTVFTHHAKTFKDLVQSLRNSLLKSGVFRQEHIAEQQVVSVINFDIHLRRDAYGNRYIERITECIPVEKGSLPPFEGTSEKRWKNSMEEYFQLSTEHMRRLNEVSYFVSRNVIEYRDGSYIAAAKLSESSVREMTEHMHPEDAEEFRVFLASGWGEQSVL